In a single window of the Drosophila subpulchrella strain 33 F10 #4 breed RU33 chromosome X, RU_Dsub_v1.1 Primary Assembly, whole genome shotgun sequence genome:
- the LOC119557456 gene encoding uncharacterized protein LOC119557456, which produces MRFYLLFFLALSCCLLQSSMAAVNLVRGLESAGHHRNTTGSPPPRGAPPPPRTTTASSSG; this is translated from the exons ATGCGTTTCTATCTGCTGTTCTTTTTGGCCCTGAGCTGCTGTCTGCTG cAATCATCCATGGCTGCAGTTAATTTGGTGCGTGGACTGGAGTCCGCCGGTCATCATCGCAACACCACTGGTTCACCACCACCGCGTGGAGCTCCTCCACCACCCCGCACCACCACCGCCAGCTCTTCGGGATAA
- the LOC119557034 gene encoding uncharacterized protein LOC119557034, translated as MKITLAVLGLFLAFFCGSQAATPSLFLQPPSATFCKYFPEFFLCHDKDGPGGPGGSSGGNGTAGHGNSTNATERPGNSTNGTASPEGSARVFVVPSELFN; from the exons ATGAAGATTACCCTAGCCGTTCTTGGCCTATTTTTGGCTTTCTTCTGCGGCTCGCAAGCTGCAACACCATCT CTTTTCCTTCAACCGCCGTCAGCCACTTTCTGCAAATATTTCCCTGAATTCTTTTTGTGTCATGACAAGGATGGACCAGGTGGACCAGGAGGTTCGAGTGGAGGCAATGGAACTGCAGGACATGGGAACTCCACCAATGCAACTGAAAGACCTGGGAACTCCACCAATGGAACTGCTTCGCCTGAAGGTAGTGCCCGAGTTTTTGTAGTGCCATCCGAATTATTCAATTAA
- the LOC119558069 gene encoding uncharacterized protein LOC119558069, producing MKYTICFFLALTLVLFMGQKCWAAPSADDLAKFGEMERTIKELTSSILAMSGATPGFSPGDRNANNVWPDDLQA from the exons ATGAAATACACAATTTGTTTCTTTCTGGCCCTGACTTTGGTCCTATTTATGGGCCAGAAATGTTGGGCTGCTCCCTCGGCCGATGATTTGGCCAAATTCGGAGAAATGGAGCGAACCATCAAGGAGCTGACCAGTTCTATTCTGGCCATGAGTGGAGCTACACCTG GTTTTAGTCCTGGCGATAGAAATGCCAATAATGTTTGGCCTGACGATCTTCAGGCTTAA
- the LOC119556504 gene encoding sodium-coupled monocarboxylate transporter 1: protein MHVEELRSSLQSFGWLDYLVFCLMLAICAVIGIYFCLQLRRESRKQKAHGSEEAASSAASYLVGGRQMKIFPITMSLISSFISGITLLGTPTEVYLYGAQYMYIMGSLVLMGFCMYYFFLPVFHELNLISTYKYLEQRYNRSLRLFGSVMFIVASLLWLPIVIYVPAIAFNQATGVNIHIVTPIVCVVCIFYTCIGGLKAVVWTDVIQTLIMFGAMALVLVKGTMDIGGPGVVWRKAQETARLERPNFSGDLSERYTFYSLVLGGVAHWLKSNAISQNMIQRYLSLPTLRDARIAIWTFIAGVLAFLMICGYTGLLIYATYAQCDPLETKLAQRNDQLLPLLVMETLGDYPGLPGVFVAGVFSAALSSLSTGLNSLSAVVLEDFVKTSRKSPLSEGQTAFVMRSVVVVFGFIFVALVFAVEKLGAVLQLTITLSSVANGPLLGIFTAGVMLPWVNSKGALLGGFSSLIVMAWMCVSAQRDLVTGDLVYKRKPYSTMGCNYTFAGEPREFASLALDGNISSNPSAPFQLYRISYLYFTLFGALVTIVVALVTSLLLRESDLDGVDTRLLTPFVRRWLERRRHRRSEIPDPGQKAVNKQETKT, encoded by the exons ATGCACGTGGAGGAGCTGAGGTCTAGTCTGCAGAGCTTCGGATGGCTGGACTATCTGGTCTTCTGCCTTATGTTGGCCATTTGCGCCGTAATCGGGATATATTTCTGCCTTCAACTGCGAAGGGAGTCCAGGAAACAGAAGGCCCATGGTTCCGAGGAGGCGGCCAGTAGTGCTGCCTCCTATTTGGTGGGCGGCAGGCAGATGAAGATCTTCCCCATCACCATGTCACTGATATCAAG CTTTATATCTGGTATTACGCTTTTGGGAACTCCCACGGAGGTTTATCTTTATGGTGCTCAGTACATGTACATCATGGGATCTTTGGTCCTTATGGGCTTTTGCATGTATTACTTCTTCCTGCCAGTCTTCCACGAACTCAATTTGATATCCACATATAAG TATTTGGAACAGCGATACAATAGAAGTTTGAGGCTTTTTGGATCCGTCATGTTTATTGTGGCCTCG cTCCTTTGGCTTCCAATAGTGATCTATGTGCCGGCTATAGCCTTCAATCAGGCCACCGGAGTAAATATCCATATTGTAACCCCTATTGTTTGTGTGGTTTGCATCTTTTATACCTGCATTGGAGGTCTAAAGGCGGTGGTTTGGACGGACGTCATCCAGACTTTGATCATGTTTGGGGCGATGGCCCTGGTTTTGGTCAAGGGAACCATGGATATCGGAGGACCCGGAGTTGTGTGGCGAAAGGCCCAGGAGACGGCTCGACTGGAGAGACCCAATTTCAGTGGGGATCTGAGTGAGCGTTATACGTTCTATTCCCTGGTTTTGGGCGGTGTAGCCCATTGGCTCAAGTCGAATGCAATCAGTCAGAATATGATACAGAGATACTTGTCGCTGCCAACGCTTCGAGATGCACGGATTGCCATATGGACTTTCATAGCTGGCGTTCTGGCCTTCCTGATGATCTGTGGCTATACGGGTCTTTTAATCTATGCCACCTATGCCCAGTGTGATCCCTTGGAAACCAAATTGGCCCAGAGGAATGATCAGCTCTTGCCGCTTTTGGTGATGGAAACTTTGGGCGACTATCCGGGATTACCTGGTGTTTTTGTAGCCGGAGTTTTCAGTGCAGCACTATCTTCTTTATCGACGGGATTGAACTCCCTATCTGCCGTGGTTCTGGAGGATTTCGTGAAGACCTCTAGGAAGAGTCCACTGAGCGAGGGACAAACCGCTTTTGTCATGCGCAGTGTGGTCGTCGTATTTGGCTTTATTTTCGTGGCTCTGGTTTTTGCTGTGGAGAAGTTGGGTGCCGTTTTGCAGCTGACCATCACCCTTTCATCGGTGGCAAATGGACCACTTTTGGGAATCTTCACCGCCGGCGTTATGTTGCCATGGGTTAATTCCAAGGGAGCTCTGCTCGGAGGATTCAGCTCTTTGATTGTGATGGCCTGGATGTGTGTGAGTGCCCAGCGGGATCTGGTCACCGGGGATCTCGTCTACAAGAGGAAGCCATATTCCACGATGGGCTGCAATTACACGTTTGCCGGAGAGCCCCGGGAGTTCGCCAGTCTGGCATTAGATGGTAACATCAG TTCCAACCCGAGTGCTCCCTTCCAGCTGTACCGCATCTCGTATCTCTATTTCACACTCTTCGGAGCCCTGGTCACCATTGTAGTGGCCCTGGTCACCAGTCTCCTGCTCCGGGAATCGGACTTGGATGGAGTGGATACCCGTCTGCTCACACCGTTCGTGAGGCGCTGGTTGGAGCGACGTCGTCATCGCCGATCAGAGATTCCAGATCCTGGCCAAAAGGCCGTCAACAAACAGGAGACGAAAACGTGA
- the LOC119557532 gene encoding myb-like protein X yields the protein MRQSIAYIVALLIALECLTPGDTAPIGEHPDHAGCIRITIIKRPLTTTTTTTTTTTTTTTRATTTVATG from the coding sequence ATGAGGCAGTCCATAGCGTACATAGTCGCCCTGCTGATTGCCCTGGAGTGCCTAACCCCTGGCGACACGGCACCCATCGGTGAGCATCCGGATCATGCCGGTTGCATACGGATAACGATCATCAAGCGACCTTTGACCACCACAACGACGACAACCACAACTACTACGACCACCACAACAAGAGCCACAACTACAGTGGCCACTGGTTAA